TACATGAGTGGAATATCCATTCGCAGCCTAATGAACGACGCTTCTGTATCAGCCTCGATGCTGAAAAGATGCTAACCACCATGGCGCAGAGTCTTTCTCAAGGTTGGATTCTAAGTATTGACTATGGTGATGTGGTAGAAAATTTATTAGATTCAAAGCTCTATCCGCCACAATATAGCATCCGTTGTTATGAAGCGCATCGCCTTTATACCGACCCGCTTCAACGAGTGGGCTATCGTGATCTAACAAGTGACGTTAATTTTACGCAACTAATTGATGCTGGCAGCCGAGCGAACCTCCAAAGCATCGCATATACAACGCAAGCTTCCTTCCTCCTTCAACAGGGGATCGGAGAAATATATGCAGCCATGCAACAGGAAGCACTCTATGATCTTAAGGTTGATTTCGAGCTTCCAAAGGTTCGTTCACTTTTTGATTTAGATAGTAATGGAACTCGGTTCAAATTTTTATTACAAGGGAAAGGCTGGCCTACGCTAGATTGGGAATCCTTTTTAGACGTATGGAAGCCCTTATCCATGGGGGAGATGGAAGAACACATCCCCTTTATGCCCTGGGGTGGGAATGCCAATTTTTTAAAATTATAAAATGATTCTAGATGACCTGATTCAGTAGAATCGGTTTTGGGTTAGAGGAGTGAGAGTAATAATGTTAGAAACACCCCGTGAAGATGCGAAAGCAGAATCGCTAGAGCAGACTCGAAAAGATCTGCGCAAACAAAGAAAAACATCAACCAATCAAAAACGGTATACAATCACAATTATCGCCCTATTATGCGTCGTTTGGAGCGGGCTCTTCTTTCTAGGCTTATACTCTGCTTATCAATTTAAACAGGAGACGCAGACCCACTTAAACCAACTGCAGCATAATCTTGATGAAGCGAAGCAAGTTAATGAAGAAAAGATCACTCAGCTAACAACACAGTTCAGTCAACTGCAAGATAATCTTGCATCCATCAGTAAATCTCTTGCCACGGCAGACGAAACACTTTCCCACAATGCACAGGTTCGGGAATCCTTAAATCAGAAAATTGCTCAGCTCGATCAACAGCTGACCAAATTACAAAAAGCATTGGAGCAATTGAAGAAAGATGCGCTCATTACTCCCCATTCTTAATGCTTTCTTGCTGCTCTTAATCGCTCCCATCCTTGGGATCGTCTTAATCGTGGGTTTTGATGGACAAGAGATGCTGGCATTAGATCTTTCTAGCGCAAAGCTTCCTGTTGCTCCTCTAGAGCAGCAAATGAATGAAATGGAGACTGCCATTCATTCCATTCAACAATCATTGGACTCCTTTTCTCAGCAGGCCAACAGTGAAAAGGGCGACTTTGAAGCACAAAAAGCAGCTTTGGATACCTTGATTGTCAAAAGTCAAAAACAGACCGCTTCCCTTCCTTACCTTGGCAAGCTGTTATACGAACAGAATTTCGCTCGAGCAATCGGCTCAGGGCCTACATATACACACCATTCAGAAACTGCCGATATCAAAATCTATCCTGTCCATCGTAACCAGTATCGCGGTTACCTGGCCAAGGTCAAGGCCTATAAAGGAAATGCCTTCTATGTATCCACTGCGAAGGATGGTCGTGGAACTCGTGAGACCACAAGCAGTGCAGCCAAGCGAAACAAAGCGATTCTAGCCATTAATGGAGGCGGCTTCTATCCTGCACGGGATCATGGTAGGACTGTATACTACCCACTGGGCAATACCATGGTGAATGGCGAACTGATCGGCTCCTTTATGCCAAGTTATTCGGAACTATTCTTTGCTGGTTTTGACCCCCATGGAAAGCTTGTAGGGGGCTACTATGAATCCTTCGATGCCTTCAAGCAGGACCAACCGCATAATGGTGTCAGCTTCCTTCCTGTCTTACTCAAGGATGGTAAGAAGCAGGAAATACCAAGAAGCTGGCAGAACCGGCGACAGCCTCGTACCATTATGGGCGTTCTAAAAAATGGTGATGTGCTTTTTCTCGTCATTGATGGTCGCCAATCCAATTGGAGTAAAGGGATCACCCTTGAAGAAACACAATCCTTCCTTCAGCAAATCGGCTGTATCGATGCATATAATCTAGATGGTGGTGGCTCAACCACCATGGTTTATAATAATAAAATCATCAATCGACCTTCTGAGGGGAAAGAACGTCCCGTTACCACTCATATCATGGTTCGTCCTTAATCTTCAGGAATTTAAAACCAGCAAGACAACTCATGGTTGCCTTGCTGGTTTTTCTATTCTCAAATTGATGAACCTGTTGGATAAATCGCTTTACTATTTAGCTAGCTCATAGATGGCTTGGGCATAAATGGCTGTGGCGCGAAGTAGATCATCAATTTCAATATATTCATCGCGCTGATGAGCTACATCCTCCCGTCCAGGAAAGACCGGACCATATGCAACTCCCCGTTTCAATACACGGGCATATGTACCGCCACCAATGGCGATCAACTTCGCTGGTTGACCAGTCTGTTCTTCATAAACCCGTTGTAGCGTAGTGACCAATTCATCATCCTCGTTGACATGATGCGGTGCTTGATCTGAAAGGAGCTCCACTTCAGCCCCTGCAGCCTGCAATACTTCTTGCACCTGTTGGAAAATTGGCCCCCCTTGATAGGAGACAGGATAACGGAGATTGAGCTGTACTTCATTCTTACCTCCTTGCTCATAGGAGAGAACGCCAGCATTATTTGTGAGTGCACCAGAAATTTCATCTTCCCTAGCTACACCGAGCTTCGCACCCTTCGTATCCTCATAAAAGAATTGATCGATTAAGTTCACCCAACGGCTGGCCTCATCGTCAATATTCAAGCCTTTTAAGAAGTGAATCAGCATCACCCCTGCATTGATACCCAATTCAGGCATACTGCCATGGGCAGCCTTCCCTTCCAATTGAAGATTGATCTGCTCCCCTGTGAGCTTGGCATGTCCTTCTAATTGGAACTGTTTACAGTAGTGTAGGAATCCCTCTTCTACCTCTTTCAACTGACCTGCGGATCCGTGTAGTTCAGCCATGGCCGTCTCCGGCACCATATTGCTTCGATATCCTGCCTGAAAGCGGGATAGAAGGATCTGCGACTCGTTTTGCTTCCCTACATTTTTTCCATGGTCAGTAGCGATTGGGAGATGAATACGAATACCCATAATCCCCTTCTCTGCATAAATGATGGGAAAGTCAGCGTCAGGAGCAAAACCTAAAGTAGGCATTTCCTCATGGGCAAAATAGTGTTCTACACATTTCCAGCCGGTTTCTTCATTAGCACCGAAGATTAAGCGAACACGGCGATTGAGAGGAAGACCTAGATCTTTAACGATACGGGCGGCAAAAAGTGCAGCCATGGTTGGCCCTTTGTCGTCAACCGCTCCCCTTGCATAGATACGACCATTGCGAATGGTTGGTTGATATGGCGGAGTTGTCCAGCCTGTACCTTCAGGTACAACATCTACATGACAGAGGATGCCAATCAACTCTTCTCCTTCTCCCATCTCAGCGTGACCTGCAAAGCCATCTAGATTTTTGGTTTTAAAGCCTGCAGCCTTTGACTCATCAAGAATGAATTGAAGAGCTTGCGCAACACCTTTACCAAAAGGAGCTCCCTCCTCCTTACTCGCCTCCTCTTCAACGCTACGGATACTTAAGAACTCCTTCAATTTACTAAAGAGTTCCTCCTTTCGATTTTCCACTTCTTGTTGCCAGTTAATCATCATCACATCTTCCTTCTTTCTCTATTTCTTCAACTCACGTAAATACTGCACTAGATTATTGAGTCCTTCCTCGGAAATATATTGTTCAAAGGAGGGCATTCCTTTTGATCCATTGCGGATTTGATTCAGTATCTCCTCATCACTCAGTTCATCCAAGCCCTCAATCATAAAACGTGGGGTACGACCTTCCACAGCATGGCAAGTGATACATTGTGTGTTTACAATGGCGGCTGGGTCTTCGCGAAGTAATGCCTCATCTAACATCTGCGCAGGTGGTCGATAATAATAGTGCCATTCATCCTCACCCACTTGTACGACCACGGCAGAATAGAGGGCATTCAGCACCATGGAGTTGGATAGGGGATAAACCTTTGCACCAACAGGCAACACCGAAGCGTCACCATTCTTTACTTTCGTTAGTGGTGTGTCGGAAGGGACCTGCTCCTTCACCATACTCATCACACTTTCTCCACGAATGGCAGCCTGCATATATTCTGGTGAAACAACATGATCACCTTGAATATATAGGGCACCGTTGACCACTAGCCAATCTTGATGATTAGGGATCTCATCAAACACGGTCGCAAATAAAGTGAGCTCACGATTTTCAAAGGTTTGGGTAGTCAACTTTCCTTGTAAAGCGTAAACATCTCGATAAGTATACCGAGATGGAACTTCATATATGACATAGGCATTCATCATCTCATTGGGAAGTGCATATCCTTGATACTTTTCTTCTTCTTCAATGGGAAGTTCCATCTGAGGTTTAAATAAAATGGTCTGGGCATCGAAGGTGAGAATTTCCTCATCTTCCGCGGCATCTTCTGCAACATCTTCAGTCTTTCCATTAATAACCACAGCGAGTTCATTTTTCATCTCTAGCCCGATATTCCAAAAGAAAGGTGCCGGTTCTGGACTGCGATTGAGAAAAGCAACATGAAGCATCCAGAACTGATTTCCTGGTTGAGGTTTAATCAGTGCTCCATCCTTCGTATAAGCATTGATATGTTCCACTCCCTTTACCCACAAGTCATACTCCAGCTGGTACCAACGGGTCAATAGTGGATAAATATCTTGTGCTCCCCGCTCAATGGTAAAATGAGCTTCTTGTATAGAAGAAGAGGTTAAGTCATTAGCATAGAGTGAAGTAGCTTGATCCAATAACTCTTCTACGGGTTTTTCCGATGGAGCTTCCTCGATGATCTCATTCTCCTCTGGTGCTGCTGGCTGTGGATTCTTGGCTCCACCTTGGCAGGCTGTAGTCACAGCGAGTAGGAGCACAGAGAGGCTAAGTATATATTTGCTGTACTTCATAGATGTACTCCTTTCCATCACGCTACCCAATACGAGAGCATCTGATCTATTTTACCTCATTCCTCGGATCTTGTCTTGCCCCTACACTAAGTTATGTTTGTTAGCATAAATGGCCGCGTTGGTACGATCCTCCAGCTCCAATTTAGCAAGAATATTACTCACATGTGTTTTCACCGTTTTTAATCCAATGTGAAGTATTTCACCAATTTCTTTATTGTTCTTCCCTTGGCCTAATAGACCTAATACTTCGAGCTCGCGTTGTGTGAGTTGTTCATGCTTGGGATGAGCATTTCTCATATGCTGTAGCATCATGGTAGCGACCTGTCCCTCGATAACCGATTCGCCACCATAGCATCGCCGTATCGCTCTAGCGATCTCTTGTGCACTACTGGTTTTCAGAATATAACCTGAAGCTCCCGCCTCCAATACCGGAATGATCATTTCATGATCTAAGTAGCTAGTAAGTACCAAAACACGGATATTCTGGTTTTGTGCTTGTACCCATTGATGAATCTTCGCCGTCGCTTCAATTCCATTCTGTCCATCCATGACCAGATCCATAAGTACCACATCTGGCAGTAATTCCCGAACTAGTTCAAATGCTTCCTTACCATCCTTCGCTTCTCCTACTACCTCCAACCCCTCTTCGGTCATAAGAAAAGTATGGAGACCCATCCTTACCATTTCGTGATCATCCACGATCAATATTCGAATCGACTCCGCCATCCTTATTCTCCTCCTTTCGCTGGATAGGAACAGTAATATCCAGCTTCGTACCCTTGTTAGGGAAGGTAAGAATATTTAACTTACCCCCAATCTCAGTAATCCGCTCCTGCATCATCAAAAGCCCATACGACGTTTGCTTCGTTTGATTAGGCTGAAATCCAACACCATTATCCTCGATATAGATCTTAAGACGGTGACCCTTGCACTCCATCTTAAAAACTGCTTTCGTCGCTTGAGAATGACGTAATAGATTGGCGATAGCTTCTTGAGTCACACGAAAAATCTGTTCTTCCACACCTCTACTAAGCTTAACATTCTCTTCAATCGTCCAATCCCAAGTGATATTGGGATGTTTCTGTGCAAGCTCTACAAAAAGCTGCTGCAATCCTTCTTGTAATGTTCCGTCAGCAAGCTGAATCGGTCGAAGATGCATGAGCAATGCTCGCAATTCCTGCTGCGCATGATGAATCATTCTCTCAATTTGGTATAACTGTGCTTTCGTTTCATCAGGATGCGTCTCAAATTGACGGAGAATTGCTGTCAACATCATCGATGTGGCAAAAAGCTGTTGACTTACAGCATCATGAAGATCCCGTGCTAGCTTCCGACGTTCATCCAATACTGCAGCTTGTTTCGACTGATCAAGAAGATATACATTTTCATCAACTAATCTCTGTAATGAAGCAACATGCTGTTCAGTACGTTTAGCGACCTCATTGAACTGGCGGGCCAATTCAGCAATTTCATCGGATCCTTCACTATGAACCCGCTTATTCAAACGTCCCATCGATACCGCCCGTGTGGCATCGATGAGGGAGAGCAAGCGATTTTTCAACAGCTTTCCACAGGGGTAACCAATATAGCGGAGTGTAAGGAGAATGGCGATGAGCATACTAAGAATCAGCCAAATCAGGCTTGGTCCAGCATGGAATCCCAACTCGACAAACAGGTCTTTAAGCTGTGACCAATCCGACGGCTCATCCATGATTAAAAACAAGCCCGCTAGCATAAAGAGGAGCCATAATAAGAGTGCGATCATCGCTGAATAGAGACTAACACGCAGAATATTCCATTGGACTCCTTGCAAGCGTTTCAACATTTTAATCCACCCACCGAACTTTCACATCACCAATAAAGAAGGAGATGTCCAAATTGATCTTCTTATCTGCTTCTTCATATCCTTCACTGATGTATGAAAAATTTCGCAAGACTCCTTCCTGGGCATGATGGAAGATGATGGCATCGCCAATTTGAATATTGGCATTGACTTTAATTGCCATGTCACTTGGAACCCAAACATTGACATCGCCGATCCAACCTGAGAGCTCAATATTGGTCTCTCCCTCTGATAGCACGGCACGGCTCAAATCCAGGTCAATATCACCGATACCCACCCATTGATTCATATCTTGTAGCTGCCATGATGATCCACCCAGATTAATATCCCCTATCAAGCGGTGATCCTTCTGAATAAACTCACCATCCCTTCTAACTCTTTCAGCCCTTTTCCGATTATTAACATAAATAACCCGAGGACCCCCTGCGAAGATGATCAAATAACCGATATAAATCAAAAGTAATGGCCAAACCCAGCTCCAGAAGTCTCCCCAGCTCACATGAAAAATACCGAGACGATTGCCTTGAAGGATGATACCAACAGATGCGATGAGTAATCCCCAGATCAAACGTTGAGCGCTTCCCCGTTGTCTCCGCTTCAACCCGCCAATGAACCGCGGTAGACCATAAATCACTTCTGTAAAACCCCAAACAATAATCAACATGGGCCAATAGGTAGCAAACAGTGACCCCAAACTAAGATCTACGGCAATGATGTCTAAATTGGAAAGTAGTAATATTATTCCAAGTAAAAGAATACCGAACCCCAAGAATATCTTAAACATGTTCCCGCTCCTTTCATTATCTTCTTTCTTTCCTCTCTGACTTTATTCTCTGATTCCATCCTATCTTCCTTGCTATTCCTAGCATAAAAAAAACGACCGCATTTTTAAACGGTCGCAAGGTTATAATCTGCTCCGACTCAAGACGGAGAATCGCTTATATTTGCTTAATCTCTTCGATTCGTTGGTTAAGATGTTGATACAGGATATAAATTGCTGTCATATCCTCTGCTACCCACAATTGCATAAACTGCTCTTGAATCGTTTGGGCTTCTTCAACATGACCTGATGCATATAATTCTTGAATCCGATTCAGGGTAGTCGCCATCAAATCAGACTTATTGGCAAACATCATTTGGGCATCCATGATCTCTTCGCGAATCGTTGACATTTCTCGATCAAGCTGGAAGGCTGCCTCTGCTGCTTTACGAAGCCGTTCTTGGATCGGTTCAGGTAGCTGCTGCTTATACTTATAATTAAGAGAATGCTCAATTGTTGCCCAGAAATTCATCGCCAGTGTACGGATCTGAATCTCAGCTAAGATCTCTTTCTCACCATAGATGGTCTGAAGAGGATAGCGAATTACAATATGATAGCTACGGTAGCCACTGGTCTTCTGATGATTCACATAATCCTTCTCATAAGCGATGGTAAAGTCATTCCGTTGTCGGATATGATTCACCACACGTTCAATATCCTCCACAAATTGGCACATGATTCGAATACCTGCTATATCCTCCATCTCTTCTTCAAGACGATCAAGAGGGATCGCTAATTTCTTGGATTTTTCTAGGATACTTGAAACCTGCTTCACTCTACCAGTAACAAATTCAATGGGAGAATACTCTGAGCGCTTCTTCAGTTCCTTACGAATGCTACGGAACTTCACTTTTAACTCCTCAACAGCCTGTTCATATGGAATTAAAAATTTATTCCAGTCTCGTCCATCCATGTTCTTCCTCCGTTAATCCACTATTTGTTCCATCCTTGCGTGTACGGATGAAGCTTACAACTCCATTATAACCCCTTTTCCTGTTGTGGCAATGAAAAATCCTCCTACATCACAAACAAGCGCTGTATAATACCCAATAGGTTCTCGTATTAGTATGTCACATTGAAAGGATAAAAGCATATACTATATCACATTATTCCAATTGATGCATATTTATGAATTTTCAATGTCCCTTACCGCTTTTTACTGTTTTTGAGATACAAAATGTGCTATACTATATTGCATTAAGACGATAGCAAAGTTGTTTACTACCATCCATACTAAAATTACTGTGTTGAGAAAGGAATTGACCCTCGATGAATCCTTATGAACGTTCATTGCAACACCTGATGGAATCAAGTCGTGTCTCCTTTAATCTTCCTGTCTCTGCCCTGATTGAGAAATCTTTAGCTAGCAAAGAAGCTTCTCTAGCTGTTAATGGAGCGCTTCTCGCTACAACAGGCAAATATACCGGTCGTTCACCTCATGATAAATTTATTGTACAGGAAGCATCTACAGGTGAAAAAATCGCCTGGGGTGATGTAAATAAGCCATTTACTCAAGAAAAATTTGAGCAGCTTTTTCAACGGGTTATGGCTTACCTACAAAATCGCGACCTCTACGTTTTTGATGGATATGCCGGGGCTGATACAACTTATCGTCTCCCCATCCGTGTAATCAATGAATTTGCTTGGCAAAATCTCTTTGTGCATAACTTGTTTATTCGCCCAACAGCCGAAGAGTTAGCTGAACACCAACCCGAGTTTAGTGTTATCGCTGCACCAGGCTTCAAGGCGATTCCTGAAGTAGACGGAACCAACTCTGAAGCCTTTATCATCATTAATTTTGAACAACGAATTGTCCTCATCGGCGGCACAAGTTATGCAGGTGAGATGAAAAAGTCAATCTTTAGCGTGATGAATTTCCTATTACCACAGCGTGATGTTCTCTCCATGCATTGCTCCGCAAACATGGGGGAAGATGGCAATGTGGCACTCTTCTTTGGCCTTTCTGGGACTGGGAAAACCACGCTATCTGCTGATCCGGAGCGCCATCTCATTGGTGATGATGAACATGGTTGGTCAGAACAAGGGGTCTTCAATATTGAAGGTGGTTGCTATGCAAAGTGTATCCAACTTTCAGCGGAGAAAGAACCACAAATTTTCAATGCCATTCGCTTTGGATCTGTGCTTGAGAATGTAGATATGGATCCTGTAACACGTCAATTGGATTATGATTCTAACCGCTATACTGAGAATACACGGACTGCCTACCCCATCAATTATATTGATAACTGTGTTATACCTGGCGTTGGAGGTCACCCTACTGCTATACTTTTCCTAACAGCAGATGCATTCGGCGTCCTACCACCGATTGCACGCCTAACGAAAGAACAGGCTATGTACCACTTCATGTCTGGTTATACGAGCAAGCTGGCAGGGACGGAACGAGGCATTACAGAACCTCAAGCGACGTTCTCAACCTGCTTTGGTGCTCCCTTCCTTCCCCTTGATCCCAGCATCTACGCCAAGATGCTCGGGGATAAGATGGAGAAACACCAAGTAGAAGTCTTCCTTGTCAATACAGGATGGACTGGTGGTCCATACGGTGTGGGCAAACGGATGAATTTAGCCTATACAAGAGCAATGGTACGTGCGGCTATTCAAGGCAAACTACGTAATGTTGCTTATGAGACAGACCCCATCTTTGGTCTGCATATTCCTACAACATGTCCTGATGTTCCTAGTGAAATTTTACAACCTCGTAATACCTGGCAGGATAAATCCGAGTATGACAAATATGCTCGTATGTTAGCCAATAAGTTCCAAGAGAACTTTAAGCATTTTGCTCATGCTCCAGCAGCTGTCCGATTAGCTGGTCCCCAATTTGATTAACACTTGCAAAAATTTAAGGATGTACCTCGAAGGAGGTACATCCTTTTTCTTTGGCTAGACTTATCAAGCTCGTCAACGATTAAACTATTTCGTGCTATGATCATTCGTGTCCTTCGATTCATCCGCCTCAGCAATAATCCTTTGTAATGCTTCATCTAACTGAACTTGGGTCTGTTGAAGTGCAGTATCCCCATCCACTTCACCATTGTACATCTGCATAAAATTCTTCTGATAAATATCCATCAGATTCCACCCAGCTTGATACTTCTCCGTTAACTCTGTTGGCAGTGGATTCATATTCTCAATGGGCTCCAGCTTATAGAAGGCTTCGTAATTCAGTTCTAGTCCCTGCTGCTTCACGTAATCTGCACGTGGGATAAAAGCATACGTATTGCTCTCTGCCTTTACTTTAGCCACTTCATCACTGGAAATATAGTTCACAAAATCCTTCGCGGTCTCTAAGTTTGGCGTATTCTTGTTAATAACAACAATCTCATTCACATAGATCATCCCACCTGCATTAGGTCGGTCAGCTTGAACAGGGATGGTCACAATATCCCAGTTAAATGGTCTTTCCTTTACACCTAACATCATCATCATTGATTCATCAAGATTCATGATCTGAAAAGAACTTTTAATTGACATCGCCGCTTTACCAGCCATGAATGGATCATCCGCATATGGTTCTGGCTCCACGCCTTCCTGCATTGCTGCCTCCCAATCAAAAGCAGGAGAGAACACATCAGCGTCTTTTAATGCCTTGATCTTTTGCCAAAGTGCTTTCCACTCAGGAGTATTCACTGTAACCGTTTGTAAATCTTCCCCTACAAGCATTAAACCTTTTTGTGCTGCCTGTATGCCTAAGAGTTCTAATGCTTTTCCTTCTCCACCTACTTCAAGACCATAGATACGCTCCTCACCGTCACCGCTACTCATGCTCTCAGCGAGCTGAAAGATCTCGTCCCAAGTCATATTATCAGTGGGATAGGGCATATTGGCTGCATCAAACAAATCTTTGTTATAGCAAAGTGCAGTACTACCGAAACTTAAAGGAAGACCATACAATGAGCTATCGCTTTTTAATTTTAAGGTATCTAATACCGTAGGAATCAAGTCTTTTAGACTACTTTTACTCTCTTTGATTATACTATCCATTGGCTGGAGATAACCATCTTGTGCCAAACGCTCCATCGTCTCCAAATCCACAATCATCACATCCGGAGCATCTTCTTGATCCAGTTTCGATTTAATGATCTCATAAAATGGTCTCTCATCATCTTTACTAACTTGATCCATGTAGGCACTGGTTTTAATCTCTACATTCTTATGTGTTAATTCGTAGTAGTTCACATACTCTTCCTGTAACGACTCTACATTATAACTAGCGATATGCAATTGCCTTGGTTCCTTGGAAGTATTCACTTCATTACTTGACGAACAACCTGCTACTACCACAGAAAATAGTAAAATGAGACTTAGAACAGACAGCGTTGCCTTCTTCATGATTTACCGCACCTCAGCTCTTTGGATGAATATTGTCCTCATGATGTTTTATCTTTTCAAGCTTCTACATTACGGTGTCGTTTCTGCTGGTACTTCACGATCTTCAGGTGTTTCACCTTCGTTAGTTTGCTTCTCCTTTTGCTCAAGAGCTCGTTCTAGACCTTCTTGCATCTGTTTCTGTGCAGTTTCTAAGCCTTTATCCACATCGATCTTACCATCCATCACTTGATTATAATTGTCCGAGAGGGGGCTCATTACTTCCCAGGCACCTTCATAGTTATAAAGAAAGTCCATGGGGATAGGTAAGATCGTATCAACAGGCTCCAATTTATAGAGCGCTTCGTAGTTAATTTCTTTATCAGTTTTTTTAACATACTTTATTCGTGCAGATGTATCATAATTGGACTTCGTTAAGACCTTGGCCAGCTCATCGCCAGATACATAGCTTACAAAATCCCAAGCTAAATCTAAGTTAGAGCTATTCTTATTGATGGCAATTACACTATTAACAAAGATGATACCGCCATAACCAGGACGATCTGCCTGCACGGGTACTGTGACAATATCCCAGTTAAATGGTTGGACATTCTCATCCTCCATTTGGAAGCGCTCATCGATAAAATTGATTTCAAACGAATCTAGTAATGCCATAGCCGCTTTACCACCCATAAATGGATTATCCGCAAATGGACCAGGTTCTACCCCAGATTCCATCGCTTCTTCCCAATTAAAGGTTGGTGCAATAATGCCATCAGCAATGAGTTCTTGACCTTTTGCCCAGATTTCACGCCATTCTGGTGTGTTTAATGAGACATTCTTTAACTCATCATCTATAAGCATTAATCCACGTTGTGCAGCTTGAAGATAAAGGTAATTTTCATATCCATAACCTAGGGATAATCCATAGGTACGATCTGCACCTTCGCCTTCACTAAAATTACGTGCAAGATCATAGACTTCATCCCAGGTCATATTATCGGTAGGATAGGGAATGCCAGCTGCATCAAACATATCCTTATTATAGAAGAGGGCTGTTGAGCTAAAGGAGAGCGGGATTCCATAAAGTGTACCATTCCCCTTCTTCTTCAGATAATCGATGACACCTGGCACGTACTCATCTAAATTATACTTTTTATTTTTGGCTAAACTATCAATCGGTTGGAGATAACCATCAGCAGCTAAGCGTTCCATTATTTCTGGTTCAAGAAATAAAACATCTGGTGCATTCTCGTTATCTAGTAATTTTTTAACTGCAACATATCGATCTTCTTGATTCTCTGAATTAGGGTCTTGGTATGCGACCATGTTTACTTTCTTCTCTTGATGGGAAATTTCATAGTAATCTGCATACTGTTGATAGGCATCTGGATAATCACTTGCAACGATGATCTCACCAGGTCCTTCTACCGCTCCACTGCTTGAAGAGCAGCCGGTAAGTACCACGGTGAATAGGAATACAATACTTAATAAAGTTAGCATTAACTTTTTCATGATGACACTCCCATAGTTGATTAAATTATTTTCTCCCTCCAAGTATCCTACTCGGAGGGAGAAACAGGTTGACTCTTCTAATCCTTGAATCAGCTTGATCAGGATCCAGGTTGTGTGGATCCTTCTTCCTCTGCCTTTTTCTCATGCTCTTCAATAACTCGATCTAAGGCCTCTTGCATCTTATTATGGGTCTCTTCTAAGCCCTTATCTAGATCCGTCTTACCCTCCATTATGGGTGTCAAATTCGAACTAAGTGGATCTAAAACGCCCCACCAAGCATCATATTTTTGCATAAACTCT
Above is a genomic segment from Rubeoparvulum massiliense containing:
- a CDS encoding phosphodiester glycosidase family protein, whose product is MRSLLPILNAFLLLLIAPILGIVLIVGFDGQEMLALDLSSAKLPVAPLEQQMNEMETAIHSIQQSLDSFSQQANSEKGDFEAQKAALDTLIVKSQKQTASLPYLGKLLYEQNFARAIGSGPTYTHHSETADIKIYPVHRNQYRGYLAKVKAYKGNAFYVSTAKDGRGTRETTSSAAKRNKAILAINGGGFYPARDHGRTVYYPLGNTMVNGELIGSFMPSYSELFFAGFDPHGKLVGGYYESFDAFKQDQPHNGVSFLPVLLKDGKKQEIPRSWQNRRQPRTIMGVLKNGDVLFLVIDGRQSNWSKGITLEETQSFLQQIGCIDAYNLDGGGSTTMVYNNKIINRPSEGKERPVTTHIMVRP
- the pepV gene encoding dipeptidase PepV, which translates into the protein MMMINWQQEVENRKEELFSKLKEFLSIRSVEEEASKEEGAPFGKGVAQALQFILDESKAAGFKTKNLDGFAGHAEMGEGEELIGILCHVDVVPEGTGWTTPPYQPTIRNGRIYARGAVDDKGPTMAALFAARIVKDLGLPLNRRVRLIFGANEETGWKCVEHYFAHEEMPTLGFAPDADFPIIYAEKGIMGIRIHLPIATDHGKNVGKQNESQILLSRFQAGYRSNMVPETAMAELHGSAGQLKEVEEGFLHYCKQFQLEGHAKLTGEQINLQLEGKAAHGSMPELGINAGVMLIHFLKGLNIDDEASRWVNLIDQFFYEDTKGAKLGVAREDEISGALTNNAGVLSYEQGGKNEVQLNLRYPVSYQGGPIFQQVQEVLQAAGAEVELLSDQAPHHVNEDDELVTTLQRVYEEQTGQPAKLIAIGGGTYARVLKRGVAYGPVFPGREDVAHQRDEYIEIDDLLRATAIYAQAIYELAK
- a CDS encoding c-type cytochrome, with product MKYSKYILSLSVLLLAVTTACQGGAKNPQPAAPEENEIIEEAPSEKPVEELLDQATSLYANDLTSSSIQEAHFTIERGAQDIYPLLTRWYQLEYDLWVKGVEHINAYTKDGALIKPQPGNQFWMLHVAFLNRSPEPAPFFWNIGLEMKNELAVVINGKTEDVAEDAAEDEEILTFDAQTILFKPQMELPIEEEEKYQGYALPNEMMNAYVIYEVPSRYTYRDVYALQGKLTTQTFENRELTLFATVFDEIPNHQDWLVVNGALYIQGDHVVSPEYMQAAIRGESVMSMVKEQVPSDTPLTKVKNGDASVLPVGAKVYPLSNSMVLNALYSAVVVQVGEDEWHYYYRPPAQMLDEALLREDPAAIVNTQCITCHAVEGRTPRFMIEGLDELSDEEILNQIRNGSKGMPSFEQYISEEGLNNLVQYLRELKK
- a CDS encoding response regulator transcription factor, whose translation is MAESIRILIVDDHEMVRMGLHTFLMTEEGLEVVGEAKDGKEAFELVRELLPDVVLMDLVMDGQNGIEATAKIHQWVQAQNQNIRVLVLTSYLDHEMIIPVLEAGASGYILKTSSAQEIARAIRRCYGGESVIEGQVATMMLQHMRNAHPKHEQLTQRELEVLGLLGQGKNNKEIGEILHIGLKTVKTHVSNILAKLELEDRTNAAIYANKHNLV
- a CDS encoding HAMP domain-containing sensor histidine kinase, whose translation is MLKRLQGVQWNILRVSLYSAMIALLLWLLFMLAGLFLIMDEPSDWSQLKDLFVELGFHAGPSLIWLILSMLIAILLTLRYIGYPCGKLLKNRLLSLIDATRAVSMGRLNKRVHSEGSDEIAELARQFNEVAKRTEQHVASLQRLVDENVYLLDQSKQAAVLDERRKLARDLHDAVSQQLFATSMMLTAILRQFETHPDETKAQLYQIERMIHHAQQELRALLMHLRPIQLADGTLQEGLQQLFVELAQKHPNITWDWTIEENVKLSRGVEEQIFRVTQEAIANLLRHSQATKAVFKMECKGHRLKIYIEDNGVGFQPNQTKQTSYGLLMMQERITEIGGKLNILTFPNKGTKLDITVPIQRKEENKDGGVDSNIDRG